The Streptomyces sp. NBC_00576 genome contains the following window.
GGTGACCGCCTTCAGCACGCGGCGCACCCCGCCGGGGGATCGCGGCGCCGGGGCGCCCGGGGCCGCCGGAGCGGTCGCGGGCGCCTCGCCGTCAGGCATCGTACGTACGGCCGTCATTCTCAACTGCCCTGCTTCAGCAGCTCGTCGGCCTTGGACTGTGCCTCCTTGAGGGCGTCCTCGGCGCTCTTCTTGCCCTGCATCGCCAGCTGGACCTGGGCTGTGATGGCGTTCAACTCACCTGGGGACAGGGCGATTTCGTCGGCCGTGGCGGTCTTGCGGTCCTCGGCGACGATCTTGCGGGCCTCGGAGAAGGGGTCCGTGCCCTCGACCGACTGGAAGAAGGGGTCGTCCAGAGAGGCGGTGGTGGACGGGAAGATGACCACGTTCGGGTCCTTCGCCCACTTCAGCTGGTTCTCCGCGTTCGTCAGGAACTGGGCGAAGGACAACGCTGTCGGGGCGTTCTTGCTCGTCGCGGCCACCGATATGTACTGGGGGGCACCGACCGTGTGGCCGAGGTCGTCCAGCATGTAGCGGGCGACGCCCGTCTTCTTGTAGACGCTCGGGTTGTTCTGCTGGATGAAGCGCAGGTAGTTGGGGTTGGTGGAGCCGTAGACCAGCTTGCCCTGGGCGTAGAGGGTCGACGCGTCCTGGTTGGAGGAGAGGCTGTCCTTGGGCATCGCGCCCGCCTTGTACATCTTGGTCATCGCCTCGACCCACGCCACCGTCTTCGGGTCGTCGGCGAAGGTGAACGACTTGCCGTCGGCGGACAGGACCTGGATGCCCATCTGCTGCCAGTCGGCCGGGATGCGCCAGATCGGGTTGGCGACGGTGGCGTAGTACTTGCCGTCGGACACCTTGGCGATCTTCAGGGCGTCGTCGAACATGCCGAGGACCGTCGTCGCCGGCTTGGCCGGATCCAGGCCCGCCTTCTTCATCAGGTCGACGTTGAAGGTCTGGGCGATACCGCCGGAGTACCAGGGATACGCGCTGTGCACCTTCGCCCCCGAGGCGTCGGTGAACACGCTGGACTTCCACATCGAGGCCCCGAACGGCTCGCCCGAGCCCGGCGCCTTCTTGTCGAGGTCGAGGAGGTAGCCGGCCTTGGTGAGGGCGATCTGCGTGTTGACGTTCAGGTTCACGACGTCGGGCAGCGTGCAGGCCTGCGCGTCGGCGACCAGGCGCTGCGTGAACTGGCTGTCGCCCGGGTCGTCGATCCACTTGACGGTCGTATCCGGGTGGGCCTTCTCGAAGGCGGCGATGACCCCGTTGAAGTAGCCCCCGAAGTCTTTCTTCAGGTTCGTCGTCTGGAACGTGATCTTGCCCTTGACGTCGCCGGTGAGCTTTCCGGAGCCGACGTTGCCCTTGTCGACCGAGCAGCCACCGGCGGTGGCGCCGCCGCCGTCGTCGGAGCCTCCGGAGAGGCCGCATCCGGCGGCCGTCAACGTCAGTACGACGAGACAGGACAGGGATCCGGTCAGTCTTCTTGCGCGCATTGCTGCTGCCCTCCTGGATGCGGATGCTGGCTGCTGGTTTGATTCACCAACTTCGACTCCGATTGATGAAAATGTGGACCAGAATTCATCGGAGGTCAATGGGGTGCCGTGTTGCTTTTAGGTTCCGGAACCGAGGGCGACTGCCTCGGCGGCGGTGTCCGTGGTTCGGGTGGGACGGGGAAACAGGGGGAACGGCGGAGTCATCGTGGCACCGTTGCGATGGTTCAAACAATCATCGTCAAGTTTCCTTGGTGGTTCATCCATGCAAAAGCCGCCTCGGACGGGAAGGACCCGAGGCGGCTTCTGTGACGTTCTGCGACTGCTCAGCGTGTGCGGCGGGACTTCACCGCGTGCTCCCTGGCGATGTGGTCGGTGAGGGCGAGGGAGGCGCTGGCGCGCTGGTAGGAGAGCTGGGCGACCCGGACGTACAGGCAGTCGATGAGGACGAGCACGGAGTGGCGGGCGCCGATGCTCTCGGTGCGGAAACTGGTCTCCGAGGAGGAGGAGATCAGCCGTACGTCGGCGGCGCGGGCCAGCGGGGACTTCGGATCGGCGGTGATGGCCACGGTGGTGGCGCCGCGCTGCTTGGCCAGTTCGAAGGGTTCGATGGTCTCGCGGGTGGAGCCGGAGTGCGAGATGCCGATGGCGACGTCGGCGGGGGTGAGGAGAGCGGCGGAGGTCAGGGCGGCATGCACCTCGGTCCAGCCGCGCACCGCGCACCCGATGCGGAAGAGCCGCGTCTCGGTCTCCTGGGCGACGGCACCGCTGCCGCCGACGCCGTACACATCGATGCGCCGGGCGCGGGCGGTGGCCTGGCCGGCGCGCTCGATGGAGTCGAGGTCGATACGGTCGATGGTCTGCTGGATGGCACGGAGATCGGCGCTGCCGACGACCTGGACGACCCGCTCCAGGCTGTCGTCGGGGGAAATGTCAGGCCCGATCTCGGCGGTGCCCCAGTCGGAGACCTCGCCGCGGCCGCGCTCCTGGGCCAGCTCGATGAGGAGATGCTGGTAGGAGTCGAGGCCGATGGCACGGCAGAACCGGGTGACCGTGGCCTGGGAGGTCCCGGTACGACGGCCCAGCTCGGCGGCCGAGCAGTGGGTGACGGCGGCGGGATCCTCGAGGATCAGCTCACCCACCTTCCGCAGGGAACCGGCGAGGCGCGGCAGCTCCGTACGGATGAGGGTGGTGACGTCGGTCGGGGGCATCCCGTTGCCGGATCCGGTCCGTTCCATGGGGTTACCCGATCTCCTCGGCGCTGTACTGGCTGTCTGTCTGACGGTACGTACGAATGTATCAGCCACCGTCTGTAGGACAGTTTGAATCCCAGGACCAGGAGGGGCCGGGAAGCGCTCTCCCCGGTGGGCTTTGCCCGCGGGCCCGTTGCTCGCGGCCCGTACACTGTGATTTATTGATTCACTGATAGAGATAGAGCGGGTGGTTCAATCCACCGGTGGGGAGAGTCGAGTGTCCGTCGAGTCCGTCAGCGCCCAGGGATTCGCGCGCGAGAGCCGGGCCGTCCTCGACCGCATCACCGGGTCGGAGCCGGTCCAGGAGACCGTGACCCGCGCCGCCGGCCTGATCGCGGACTGCATCCGCACGGACGGCGTGATCCAGGCCTTCGGTACGGGCCACTCCCAGGCCCTCGTCCTGGAGCTGGCGGGCAGAGCCGGCGGCCTCGTCCCCACCAACCGCCTGAGCATGGCCGACCTCGTCCTCTACGGCGGCGACGACCCCTCCGCCCTCGACGACCCGCTCCTGGAACGCAGGCCGGGCATCGCCGAGCGCCTGTACGAACTCGCCGCGCCGCACCCCGCCGACCTGTTCGTGATCATCTCCAACTCGGGCGTCAACAACGTCATCGTCGAGATGGCCCTCCACGCGAAGGAACGCGGCCACAAGATCCTCGCGATCACCTCCCTCACCCACACCCGCACGGTCCCGGCGGGCCACACCAGCGGCAAGAAGCTGGCGGACATCGCGGACGTGGTGCTGGACAACGAGGCGCCGACGGGCGACGCGCTGCTGGAGCTGCCGGGCGGGGGTGCGGTGTGCGCCCTGTCCACGCTGACCGGCGTGCTGCTGGTGCAGATGGCGGTCGCGGAGACGGCGGCGCTGCTGATCGAGGCGGGGGAGCGTCCGCCGGTGTACGTGTCGGCGAACGTGCCCGGGGGGTTCGAGGGGAACCTGGGGCTGGAGCGGCACTATGGGGGGCGGATTCGGCGGCCGGCGAGCTGAGTTGGACTGAGTGAGCTGTGGAGACCCGGGGACGGGGGGGCTCATGGGCCCTTCCAACCTGAGCTTCAATTTCGACTTCAACTTCGACTTCGGTTGCAGGAAAAGCAGTTGCTGAGCAAACGCCGGTCCTGGACGATCTCGGACCGTGACGACGCATACCGAGGAAGCTCGCCCCGACCGCCCGCTCGCCCTGGTCACCGGAGTGGGCCGCACCGTCGGGATCGGTGCCGGGATCGCCCGCCGACTGGCGGCGTCGGGCTGGGACATCGCCTTCACTTACTGGACCCCGTACGACACACGCATGTCCTGGGGCGCCGAGCCGGGCGCGACCGAGGCGATCACCCGGTCCCTGGCCGCGCAGGGCGCCGCGAGCACGGCGATCGAGGCGGACCTCGCCGACCCGGACGCCCCGGCCCATGTCTTCGACGAGGTCGGGCGCCGGATGGGTGGTGCGAGTGCGGGTGCGGGTGCGGGTGCCGGTGTCACCGCGCTGGTGATGTGTCACTGCGAGTCGGTCGACTCGGGCCTGCTCGACACGACCCTGGAGAGCTTCGACCGCCATTTCGCCGTCAACGCCCGCGCGACCTGGCTGCTGATCCGGGAGTTCGGCCTTCGCTTCTCGGCGACCCCGGGAACCGGCCGGATCGTCAGCCTCACCAGCGACCACACGGTGGGCAACCTGCCGTACGGGGCGAGCAAGGGGGCCCTGGACCGCATCACTTTGGCGGCGGCCCACGAACTCTCCCACCTCGGGGTGACCGCCAATGTCATCAACCCCGGCCCGGTGGACACCGGTTGGATGTCCGAGGAGGGCAGGTCGAACACCATCCGCTACACCCCGCTGGGCCGCCTGGGCACTCCGCAGGACACGGCCCACCTCGTCGACTTCCTGTGCTCGGAGGAGGGGCAGTGGGTCAACGGACAGTTGCTGAAGAGCGATGGGGGGCTTGGGCAGACCTGAGTCTCGGCGACAGGGGGATCAGGCCGACGTCTGTCGGTCGGAAAAATTGGCCCCGCTGGGCTCGCCGGCTCGTGGTGGCTGTCCTGGAACCCCGGGTCAGGGAACTGACTACTACCAGTGCGCGGGGCGGGTGAGGCCCGGCGGCAGTTTCGTGGTGGTGTCGCCCTTGGCCGCGTTGAGCTGGGGCTGGGTGAGGAAGATGGTGTCGGTGAGGTCCGCGCCGCTCAGGTCGGCGTCTCGTAGGTCGGCGCCGATCAGGTCGGCCGTTCTCAGGTCGGCGCCCTTGAGATCGGCGGCGATGAGGTAGGCGCCGCGGAGGTTGGCGCCCCGCAGATCGGCGGCCTTGAGGTTGGCGCCGATGAGATCGGCTCCCCTCCGGTCCTTCTTGCGGCCCGCGACCTTGGCCCGCACGAGTTCGCTCGTGCGCAGCAGCAGAGCGTTGACCTCGGCCCGGTGTGCTGCCATGTCCAGCTCGGTGAGTTCCTGGGCGCTGCCACCAGTGAGGTGTTCGGTCTTCTCCAGCGCGCGGCGCAGTTCGCCGTGGATGGGGCGTGCGGGCGGCAGCGTCAGCGCCTCGGCCAGGTACCAGAGGAGTTCGTGGAGCTGCCGCATCACGGGAAACACGTCGAACATCTGCCGGGCCGTGTGCGGGGCCTGCCGCCAGTCCTGCCCGCTGAAGGTGACCTGCGAGACCTTCTGCCCCGCGCCGAAGCAGTCGAAGACGGTGCATCCAGAAAAACCCCGCTGCCGGAGCTGCGTATGGATGCCGCAGCGGAAGTCCGTCTGCAGGTTCGTGCAGGGCTTCCCGGCGTCCTTGTCGATCGCGAAGTCCGCCGAGGCCGCGAAGGGCAGTGCGACGCAGCACAGCCCGAAGCAGTTGCCGCAGTCGGACCGCAGGCTGAGATCGGCAGCGCCGGGAGCTGGGTGTTCGGGCTTCTGGGACAACGTGCGTGGGCTCCTGCTGTGAGAGAGCGCCGCTTCTCGAGCGGGCTCAGGATTGGTGGCGTTCTGGTGTTCTGCTCCTATGCCTACCAGGCCTGAGGCAGATCGATGAGACCACGGTCGCCGTCGATCTTCAGGGAGTCCATCGGAATACGGCCGTAAAGGGTCAGGGTCAGCTCATTTGCCGTGCCCCGCGAGGTGGTGTCGGCGGTGGTGGCCGACGATGCGTCGGACGTGGGGAAACGGGTGATCCGTGCGCCGTCGGGGGAGACCGTGAGGCGCCAGGAGCGGCCCTCGGCCGCGTGGAAGTCGCAGGCGGCGGGCTGTGCGGCCGGGGAGTCGTCGTCGCGCAGCAGGTGGCCAGGAACTCGTCGACACCGTCGATTGCCACCTCATCCGGCAGCGGCTGCGGGGCGCCCAGGGTGATCTGGGCGTCGTACGTGTGCAACGCGATCTCGCGGAACTGGTGCCGGGCGACGGCACCGGACGTCTGCGGTGACTCCGACGTACCGTTCCTAGATCGGGGTCACGCAGCCGGTCCCGGTCTGTTGAGGCGGAGTGGCGTTCTCGGTCATGGCCAGGTCCGGTCGATGCCGCCGAGCCGCACGGCGTACGCGGCGGGTCCGCCTTTCTCGACGGCCAGGTGGATCGCGCTGCGATGTGCATCGAGCCGCTCCACCATCTCCAGGGTGCGGAGCTGCTGGTTGTCGATGTAGAAGAGGACGGCGGAACGTTCAAGGACGGGCTGGATCTCCAGGTCCCGCGTCTTGATACGGCCGTCCTTCGACAGCGGAACCCATGACCGGTCGAGTCCGTACGAGATCCACTCCTCGTCGGGAATGTCCTGCGCGTCCGCCGGAAAGACATCGACGATGCGGTGTACTGCCCAGCCGCGCTCCCTCAACTCCTCGGCGACGCGGCGTCCCAGGTTCCGGTCGAGAAAGAACTCAGGCGGCAAGGCGCACCACTGCGTGGCAGAGCGAGTCAACCTGCTCGGGCGTCATGTCGTACTCGTAGGCGATGTCCTCGACGCTCTCACCGGCCTCCCAGAGGTCGATGACGGCCTTCACCGTGACGCGGTTGGCGGCGATGACGGGCAGCCCGTGTCCGAACCGTGGATCGATGACGACAGGAACCGATGCCCCGTACTGCTTCAACCGTAGGCTCGCCGGGTAGTCGTCGTCATCCTCCCAGGTCAGGTAGCGGAGATAAGCGGCGACCACCTCGTGGATGGGTGCCTGACCGTCCCG
Protein-coding sequences here:
- a CDS encoding MurR/RpiR family transcriptional regulator gives rise to the protein MPPTDVTTLIRTELPRLAGSLRKVGELILEDPAAVTHCSAAELGRRTGTSQATVTRFCRAIGLDSYQHLLIELAQERGRGEVSDWGTAEIGPDISPDDSLERVVQVVGSADLRAIQQTIDRIDLDSIERAGQATARARRIDVYGVGGSGAVAQETETRLFRIGCAVRGWTEVHAALTSAALLTPADVAIGISHSGSTRETIEPFELAKQRGATTVAITADPKSPLARAADVRLISSSSETSFRTESIGARHSVLVLIDCLYVRVAQLSYQRASASLALTDHIAREHAVKSRRTR
- a CDS encoding SIS domain-containing protein, which encodes MSVESVSAQGFARESRAVLDRITGSEPVQETVTRAAGLIADCIRTDGVIQAFGTGHSQALVLELAGRAGGLVPTNRLSMADLVLYGGDDPSALDDPLLERRPGIAERLYELAAPHPADLFVIISNSGVNNVIVEMALHAKERGHKILAITSLTHTRTVPAGHTSGKKLADIADVVLDNEAPTGDALLELPGGGAVCALSTLTGVLLVQMAVAETAALLIEAGERPPVYVSANVPGGFEGNLGLERHYGGRIRRPAS
- a CDS encoding pentapeptide repeat-containing protein → MSQKPEHPAPGAADLSLRSDCGNCFGLCCVALPFAASADFAIDKDAGKPCTNLQTDFRCGIHTQLRQRGFSGCTVFDCFGAGQKVSQVTFSGQDWRQAPHTARQMFDVFPVMRQLHELLWYLAEALTLPPARPIHGELRRALEKTEHLTGGSAQELTELDMAAHRAEVNALLLRTSELVRAKVAGRKKDRRGADLIGANLKAADLRGANLRGAYLIAADLKGADLRTADLIGADLRDADLSGADLTDTIFLTQPQLNAAKGDTTTKLPPGLTRPAHW
- a CDS encoding toxin-antitoxin system, toxin component, PIN family protein, whose amino-acid sequence is MPPEFFLDRNLGRRVAEELRERGWAVHRIVDVFPADAQDIPDEEWISYGLDRSWVPLSKDGRIKTRDLEIQPVLERSAVLFYIDNQQLRTLEMVERLDAHRSAIHLAVEKGGPAAYAVRLGGIDRTWP
- a CDS encoding SDR family oxidoreductase, which gives rise to MTTHTEEARPDRPLALVTGVGRTVGIGAGIARRLAASGWDIAFTYWTPYDTRMSWGAEPGATEAITRSLAAQGAASTAIEADLADPDAPAHVFDEVGRRMGGASAGAGAGAGVTALVMCHCESVDSGLLDTTLESFDRHFAVNARATWLLIREFGLRFSATPGTGRIVSLTSDHTVGNLPYGASKGALDRITLAAAHELSHLGVTANVINPGPVDTGWMSEEGRSNTIRYTPLGRLGTPQDTAHLVDFLCSEEGQWVNGQLLKSDGGLGQT
- a CDS encoding extracellular solute-binding protein, which translates into the protein MRARRLTGSLSCLVVLTLTAAGCGLSGGSDDGGGATAGGCSVDKGNVGSGKLTGDVKGKITFQTTNLKKDFGGYFNGVIAAFEKAHPDTTVKWIDDPGDSQFTQRLVADAQACTLPDVVNLNVNTQIALTKAGYLLDLDKKAPGSGEPFGASMWKSSVFTDASGAKVHSAYPWYSGGIAQTFNVDLMKKAGLDPAKPATTVLGMFDDALKIAKVSDGKYYATVANPIWRIPADWQQMGIQVLSADGKSFTFADDPKTVAWVEAMTKMYKAGAMPKDSLSSNQDASTLYAQGKLVYGSTNPNYLRFIQQNNPSVYKKTGVARYMLDDLGHTVGAPQYISVAATSKNAPTALSFAQFLTNAENQLKWAKDPNVVIFPSTTASLDDPFFQSVEGTDPFSEARKIVAEDRKTATADEIALSPGELNAITAQVQLAMQGKKSAEDALKEAQSKADELLKQGS